The genomic region GCCCACTTGGCGAACGATCGCTTGTCCATCTTTCAGCACCCAATCGATAAACCTTTTCACCTCTCCTTGTGGCGTGTCAATAGTGTAGAGGTATAAATATCGAGCAATAGGATAGCGATCGAAGCGTACATTTTCCGGCGTTGGGGCGACATTGTCAATATGGCAATGCTTGAGATTTTGACCATAAGCAATACCGCCATAGCCAATGGCATTTACTTTTTCGGAGATGATCTTGACCATAGCCGTCGTAGTTGGAGTTATTTGGGCGCCAGAGACATAAGGCTGGCCTTCTAGTACATGCTCCATAAAATAGAGATATGTGCCCGAGTTGGGCGAGCGCACGACGACATGGATGGGTTCGCGATTACCCCCAACCTCACTCCACTGGCTAATAGCTCCTGTGAAAATCGCTTTCACCTGGTCAAGGGCTAAATTCTGAACAGGATTTTCTGGGTGGAGATAAATGCTGAGAGCGTCCTTCGCTACCAAGAATGCCATGCCAATTTTGCCGTATTTCTGCGCCAAAAGTTGAGCTTCGTGGGACTGAATGGGGCGGGAGGATGCGCAGATATCGCAGTCTCCTTTGATTAAGCTTTTAAAACCCAAGGCTGAGCCTCCTCCTGCCACATAAATCGAAGTATTCGGATGTTGCTTCATATAGGCTTCGGCCCAGCGAGTGGTGAGCGGCAACATGGTATCCGATCCTTTAAGGCGAATTATATTCACCTGTGGTTGGTGGACGCCTGCGCAACCAGCGATCAGAAAAATTATTCGGAAAAAATTCAGCAGAATTCTCATCTTTGGTTCATGTTCAATTTGGCTGATGATTTAGCAATTTTAGTTTGAATTTGTGTATATGATAAAGCAAAGCACCCTTGCGAATACCGAAGAGCAGACTGGAGGAGGCATGTCATTTCAGCGTTAAGACCGCACAAAATTCTCAAATACCCAGCTTCACCTCACTTTTCCGAGGAATCTAGGCTTTCGGAACGGGATATTAGGCCGATAGTTACCTCTTTTCTGCCAAGGAACGCAATCGTGCCATAAGGTACGGCGAGCCTGGTTTCCAGTCAGGATAAAAGGCACCATCAGCGATAGGATGACAAAAAGCGAATAGAAGCTGGCAATGCTGCCGTGCTGCTTCAAAATTCAGGGGTTGATTCAGATCATCGAACGGCGAATGGTAAAAATGCTGCATCCAATGGTTGATCCACAGCAAACCCTCCTCTCGGCTGCGATTGTGATATGAGAATCCCTCGGAGATCAAAATCGAAGGGATTCCTGCCTTAGCAAACACCACCTGATCTGAACGATTGAACGCCTCCAGAGCTATACAGTCCGATGGAAATTGGGAGACTTCGAGATCGAAATTGGCGGCAACCTGCGCTAAATGTTCCTCCAACGTTGAAAATTCAGCCCCGATGCCGATGACATCCTGAAATTCATCGAAAAATGCCAGCCCATCGACATTGATGTTGGCAATGGTTTTATGCAAAGGGACGACAGGATGGTCAATATAATAAGTAGAACCGAGCAATCCTTTTTCCTCACCTGACAAAAAGAGAAAAATAACCGATTGCAAAGGTTTGATCGGCAACGAGGCAAAGACCCTCGCCAATTCCAGCACAGCGGCCACGCCCCCAGCATTATCAATAACGCCATTATAAATCGAATCTCCCTTGACTGCAGGTCCGATCCCTAAATGATCGTAGTGGGCTGAAATGATCACAAATTTTTGAAAAGGTGGTTGATTGATCCCTGGTAGCCACCCGATCACATTAGCCGAAAAAAAATCTCGCTCCTGAAATTCTCCTTTGAACGAAACTTTGCCAGTCAGAGGAAAACTGCGAATAGAGCCACTGCGATCCATCTGAAAAATGTCATCCAAAGAAATGGTATGATCTGAGAACAGCCGTTGGGCAGCATTAGAGTTCATGAGCACGGCCAAGTTTCCCGCTGGTGAATAGGCCAGGGTGACGTCTTCAAAGGCAAAGTCTTTGACGGCCCGCGTCCAATCGAAATAGCGGTCGCCAGGTCGAGGGATCAGAATTGTTCCCAGAGCCCCGCGAGATATGGCAAAGCGC from candidate division KSB1 bacterium harbors:
- a CDS encoding phosphate ABC transporter substrate-binding protein codes for the protein MRILLNFFRIIFLIAGCAGVHQPQVNIIRLKGSDTMLPLTTRWAEAYMKQHPNTSIYVAGGGSALGFKSLIKGDCDICASSRPIQSHEAQLLAQKYGKIGMAFLVAKDALSIYLHPENPVQNLALDQVKAIFTGAISQWSEVGGNREPIHVVVRSPNSGTYLYFMEHVLEGQPYVSGAQITPTTTAMVKIISEKVNAIGYGGIAYGQNLKHCHIDNVAPTPENVRFDRYPIARYLYLYTIDTPQGEVKRFIDWVLKDGQAIVRQVGYIPIWEVQSN
- a CDS encoding M28 family peptidase, which codes for MKQLWWSIIACIFMGLGSQHAALAQQSFIQEALAKISADSIRQHIEVLGHDSLQGRGTGKIGEQKAARYIARYLQRIGIRPMGDHGSYFQSIPMHGSFPRPQSKFLYFSQEQEQAFVLERDFLLYRSGAQTYLPQLVPLVFVGYGIIAPEFDYNDYQSVDVEGKVVVCLFGEPPSDDPSYFSGLAPTVYSCPEAKQRFAISRGALGTILIPRPGDRYFDWTRAVKDFAFEDVTLAYSPAGNLAVLMNSNAAQRLFSDHTISLDDIFQMDRSGSIRSFPLTGKVSFKGEFQERDFFSANVIGWLPGINQPPFQKFVIISAHYDHLGIGPAVKGDSIYNGVIDNAGGVAAVLELARVFASLPIKPLQSVIFLFLSGEEKGLLGSTYYIDHPVVPLHKTIANINVDGLAFFDEFQDVIGIGAEFSTLEEHLAQVAANFDLEVSQFPSDCIALEAFNRSDQVVFAKAGIPSILISEGFSYHNRSREEGLLWINHWMQHFYHSPFDDLNQPLNFEAARQHCQLLFAFCHPIADGAFYPDWKPGSPYLMARLRSLAEKR